One window of the Microvirga mediterraneensis genome contains the following:
- a CDS encoding response regulator produces MAPMLSPWTRPKPSRQAAPKSLRQRVLVVEDELIIGELAAESLIDAGYEVFTAASAEEAEILLREMSVDILFTDIDLGGRDGFELAQTALSLQPLLSVVFTSGRSRICHGRCASVGVPFLAKPYRLAELVEAVERALKPRSTQ; encoded by the coding sequence ATGGCTCCAATGCTGTCCCCTTGGACCCGCCCCAAGCCGTCGAGGCAAGCAGCTCCCAAATCGCTGCGTCAGCGTGTTCTCGTCGTCGAGGATGAGTTGATCATCGGAGAGCTCGCGGCCGAATCGCTCATCGATGCAGGCTACGAGGTCTTCACGGCGGCCAGCGCGGAGGAGGCCGAGATCCTTCTAAGGGAGATGTCGGTGGATATTCTGTTCACCGATATCGATCTGGGTGGCCGAGACGGCTTCGAGCTGGCGCAGACCGCGCTGTCGCTCCAGCCGCTCTTATCCGTCGTCTTCACCTCCGGCCGCTCTCGGATCTGCCACGGTCGGTGCGCATCGGTGGGAGTGCCTTTCCTCGCCAAGCCTTACCGCCTCGCCGAATTGGTGGAAGCAGTCGAGCGCGCCTTGAAGCCGAGATCGACGCAGTGA
- a CDS encoding LacI family DNA-binding transcriptional regulator: MEAEKAPPETSSDREDHLKRDRTTRSFVTSEDVARLAGVSRSAVSRTFTPGASVSADVRHRVQEAAKTLGYRVNRLARSLISDQSNLVGVVGANLSLPFMARQLDELSRELLRRGMQCLLLNAAEAEQGITPLIELILEFRVRAIVVMSGSPPSSIIDECMANGVRVILVNRQADDTEADTIISDDLSGARIAAERLVRAGCRRIGVVGSGAQTPTQIRRRGAFVDRVREAGIEPAVWASGETAYETGIDAARGLLSAHDLDGVFCVTDLMALGFLDGAREMGRRIPEDLSIIGFDDIQQSAWAAYRLTTVRQSMSDLTESVLAAIERKMTGEKGDLAHEVLPVELVERATVRSAP; this comes from the coding sequence ATGGAAGCGGAGAAAGCCCCCCCAGAGACGTCTTCGGATCGTGAAGACCATCTGAAACGTGACCGGACAACGCGAAGCTTCGTAACATCCGAGGACGTAGCGCGGCTCGCTGGCGTGTCCCGCTCGGCCGTTTCGCGCACCTTTACGCCTGGCGCCAGTGTCTCGGCAGATGTGAGGCATCGCGTCCAAGAGGCTGCCAAGACCCTTGGATATCGGGTCAATCGCTTGGCCCGGAGCCTGATCAGCGATCAGTCCAACTTGGTTGGGGTCGTCGGCGCCAACTTGTCCTTGCCCTTCATGGCGCGCCAGCTCGACGAGCTGAGCCGAGAGCTTCTCAGGCGCGGCATGCAATGCCTGCTCCTGAATGCCGCCGAGGCGGAGCAGGGGATCACGCCGCTGATCGAACTTATCCTCGAGTTCCGGGTCCGGGCCATCGTTGTGATGTCCGGTTCGCCGCCATCGTCGATCATCGACGAGTGCATGGCCAACGGCGTGCGGGTGATTCTGGTCAATCGACAGGCGGACGACACCGAAGCCGATACGATCATCAGCGATGACCTCAGCGGAGCCCGCATCGCGGCTGAGCGCCTCGTCCGTGCGGGCTGCCGGCGGATCGGCGTTGTGGGGAGCGGGGCTCAAACTCCGACCCAGATCCGCCGTCGGGGCGCCTTCGTGGACCGCGTCAGAGAGGCCGGGATCGAGCCGGCCGTTTGGGCTTCGGGCGAAACTGCCTACGAGACCGGAATCGATGCCGCGAGAGGCTTGCTCTCGGCTCACGACCTCGATGGCGTCTTCTGCGTCACGGATCTCATGGCACTGGGCTTCCTCGATGGCGCGCGCGAGATGGGCCGGCGCATTCCCGAGGATCTGTCGATCATCGGCTTCGACGATATCCAGCAATCGGCCTGGGCCGCCTATCGCCTGACCACTGTCAGGCAGTCGATGAGCGATCTCACGGAATCTGTTCTGGCGGCTATCGAGCGAAAAATGACCGGGGAGAAGGGTGACCTCGCGCACGAGGTCCTCCCCGTCGAGCTCGTCGAACGAGCGACCGTCCGTTCTGCTCCCTAA
- a CDS encoding ABC transporter permease: protein MTSSAAPVQTSSRISSAGAVAGRLWHFLTQPERLLGILLALVLGGLVLVPLFELIRETLTVQPYDRAYLPKAQPGEFTLFHYERVFAGRLSWAIFYKPFFNSLVTAFAATIICLAVGAGFAWLIVRTNIPFRNFLHTLVMIPYMLPSWVMALAWITFFKNDRIGGASGAFAYFFGVQPPDWIAYGPIPIIICLSLHYYVYAYLSVSSSITSVDSQLEEAGAMAGLSRLKQFLWITAPLLLPAIGSAVVMTFIRVVGSFGTPAVLGMPVRYYVLPTQIYAAMGTRNAGDGFLLALVLVVLACLFIFINQRLIGVRKSFVTLSGKGFRSKEIDLGSWRWPLFILVMLLMAAAVAFPLVLLILQSLIKTAGNYSLGNLTLHYWIGGGGEGVDQLQAALVDNGNILDATWNSLKLAFLTAMTTGIFGFLIGYVVVRTRGSLTSRALEMVAFLPYIFPALAFGAIYIGMFARPFGPVPALYGTFALLVLICSVKTLPFTSRTGIAALLQIDKSLEEAARVQGIGWIRRMIRIIVPIAAGGLLSGMLLSFISIMRELSLIILLVTPSTNVLAGVIYNYQNQDMPQLVGVATVLLVAIVIAVNLVVRALSTKTRVGAV, encoded by the coding sequence ATGACGAGCTCGGCGGCGCCAGTGCAGACCTCATCGCGCATCTCCTCGGCAGGAGCCGTTGCGGGCCGCCTCTGGCACTTCCTCACTCAGCCCGAACGCCTTCTGGGCATCCTCCTGGCCCTCGTGTTGGGAGGGCTGGTTCTCGTGCCGCTGTTCGAGCTGATCCGCGAGACTTTGACCGTTCAACCGTATGATCGCGCCTATCTGCCGAAAGCGCAGCCGGGCGAGTTCACATTGTTTCACTACGAGCGCGTCTTCGCCGGGCGTCTATCCTGGGCAATATTCTACAAGCCGTTCTTCAATTCCCTTGTCACGGCATTCGCCGCCACCATCATCTGTCTGGCCGTCGGCGCGGGGTTTGCCTGGCTGATCGTGCGAACAAACATTCCGTTCCGGAATTTCCTGCACACGCTGGTGATGATCCCCTACATGCTTCCGTCGTGGGTGATGGCGCTTGCCTGGATCACGTTCTTCAAAAACGACCGCATCGGTGGAGCATCCGGCGCCTTCGCGTATTTCTTCGGCGTGCAGCCGCCGGACTGGATCGCCTATGGCCCGATTCCGATCATTATCTGCCTGTCGCTGCATTACTACGTCTACGCCTACCTCTCAGTGTCGAGCTCGATTACGAGCGTCGACAGCCAACTCGAGGAGGCTGGAGCAATGGCGGGACTTTCCCGTCTCAAGCAGTTCCTCTGGATCACGGCTCCGCTGCTGCTGCCCGCCATCGGCTCCGCGGTGGTGATGACCTTCATCCGCGTGGTCGGCTCGTTTGGTACGCCTGCCGTCCTCGGCATGCCTGTGCGTTATTATGTGTTGCCGACGCAGATCTATGCCGCCATGGGGACGCGCAATGCGGGCGACGGCTTCCTGCTTGCTTTGGTGCTCGTCGTACTCGCTTGCCTGTTCATCTTCATCAACCAGCGCCTCATCGGCGTTCGTAAGAGCTTCGTGACCTTGTCCGGCAAGGGATTTCGCAGCAAGGAGATTGACCTCGGGTCCTGGCGGTGGCCGCTTTTCATCCTCGTCATGCTGCTCATGGCGGCGGCGGTCGCATTCCCGCTCGTCCTCCTGATCCTGCAATCGCTGATCAAAACGGCGGGCAATTACAGCCTCGGGAACCTGACGCTGCATTACTGGATCGGCGGCGGAGGCGAGGGCGTCGATCAGCTGCAGGCAGCCCTCGTCGACAACGGCAATATTCTCGACGCCACCTGGAACAGTCTCAAGCTCGCGTTCCTCACGGCCATGACGACAGGAATCTTCGGATTCCTCATCGGCTATGTGGTGGTCAGGACCCGTGGCTCGCTTACCTCGCGGGCACTCGAGATGGTGGCCTTCCTGCCGTACATCTTCCCGGCACTTGCCTTCGGGGCGATCTATATCGGCATGTTCGCCCGTCCATTCGGGCCGGTCCCCGCTCTCTACGGCACATTCGCGCTGCTCGTCCTGATCTGCTCGGTCAAGACGCTGCCCTTCACCTCGCGCACCGGAATCGCGGCGCTGCTGCAGATCGACAAGTCGCTGGAGGAGGCTGCTCGCGTCCAAGGCATCGGCTGGATCCGCCGGATGATCCGGATCATCGTGCCCATCGCGGCCGGCGGGCTTCTCTCCGGCATGCTGCTGAGCTTCATCAGCATCATGCGCGAGCTGTCGCTCATCATTCTCCTCGTCACGCCTTCGACGAATGTACTCGCAGGCGTCATCTACAATTACCAGAACCAG